A portion of the Desulfotignum phosphitoxidans DSM 13687 genome contains these proteins:
- a CDS encoding ASKHA domain-containing protein, with translation MTHTIQFLPHNKQITVADGESLIRAAMEAGVHINASCGGGGVCGKCRVRIESGEVEGGISEKLTDQDREKGYRLACLAKVTSDLTVRIPVESEVETSRLTQTMDRHTARAMTVNVEDLKQDGLFIPPVEKIYLELDPAVEGDNRADVARIMHHLRIHHDEHRLTMDLSLIRRVPDIIRQENFNVTATILRPVREDGKNEIINIEPGDTTNRNFAIAVDIGTTTVFGQVMDLQSGEVLAQQGEFNAQISYGEDVISRIMYAEKGDGLATLHKRVVETINKIIKGIIKKAKIGTHEVSTITLAGNSTMTQLLLNINPSYIRRDPYVPASILYPPFHATEIGLELAEHTTALVYPGVSSYVGGDIISGIMASGMYRSPELTLYMDIGTNAEIAIGHQEWMVCTAASAGPAFEGGGVKFGMRAAKGAVEDVSINPATYEPMIITVGNEKAKGICGSGLITLAARLLETGIIDSRGKFNQELDTLRIRQTDEIWEYVLVYEKDTQIERDITITEPDLDNLIRAKGAMYSAALTLLDEIGLKVNDIERIILAGGFGSYVDLASAITIGLLPEIEPDKVTYLGNGSLLGCRINCLTNSLRQQVTQVVNMMTNFELASTPSYMDHYMGALFLPHTELNYFPKIKAKLEALRK, from the coding sequence ATGACACATACGATTCAGTTTTTACCTCATAATAAACAGATCACTGTGGCGGATGGCGAAAGCCTGATCCGGGCCGCCATGGAAGCCGGGGTCCACATCAATGCGTCCTGCGGCGGCGGGGGCGTGTGCGGGAAGTGCCGGGTGCGGATTGAATCCGGTGAAGTGGAAGGCGGGATTTCGGAAAAACTCACGGACCAGGATCGGGAAAAAGGGTATCGCCTGGCCTGCCTGGCCAAAGTGACTTCAGATCTGACCGTGCGCATTCCCGTGGAATCTGAAGTGGAAACCAGCCGTCTCACCCAGACCATGGACCGTCACACGGCCCGGGCCATGACCGTGAATGTGGAAGATCTCAAACAGGACGGGCTGTTCATTCCGCCCGTGGAAAAAATCTATCTGGAACTGGATCCGGCGGTGGAAGGAGACAACCGGGCGGATGTGGCCAGGATCATGCATCATCTTCGGATTCATCATGATGAACACAGATTGACCATGGATCTGAGCCTGATCCGCCGGGTGCCGGACATTATCCGGCAGGAAAATTTTAATGTGACCGCCACGATTTTACGTCCGGTAAGAGAGGACGGCAAAAACGAGATCATCAATATCGAGCCCGGAGACACCACAAACAGGAATTTTGCCATTGCCGTGGACATCGGCACCACCACGGTGTTCGGTCAGGTGATGGATCTGCAAAGCGGTGAAGTCCTGGCCCAGCAGGGCGAGTTCAACGCCCAGATCAGCTATGGCGAGGATGTGATCTCCCGGATCATGTACGCGGAAAAAGGGGACGGGCTGGCCACCCTGCACAAACGCGTGGTGGAAACCATCAACAAGATCATCAAAGGGATCATCAAAAAAGCAAAAATCGGCACCCATGAAGTTTCCACCATCACTCTGGCCGGCAACTCCACCATGACCCAGCTGCTGCTTAATATCAATCCCAGTTATATCCGAAGAGATCCCTATGTGCCGGCATCCATTCTGTATCCACCGTTTCATGCCACGGAAATCGGTCTGGAACTGGCTGAGCACACCACGGCTCTGGTGTATCCGGGAGTTTCATCCTATGTGGGCGGGGATATCATTTCCGGTATCATGGCTTCAGGCATGTACCGGTCGCCGGAACTGACCCTGTATATGGATATCGGCACCAACGCGGAGATCGCCATCGGACACCAGGAATGGATGGTGTGCACGGCCGCGTCCGCCGGACCGGCTTTTGAGGGCGGCGGGGTCAAGTTCGGGATGCGGGCCGCCAAAGGGGCTGTGGAGGATGTGTCCATCAATCCCGCCACCTATGAACCCATGATCATCACCGTGGGCAATGAAAAAGCCAAAGGTATCTGCGGATCCGGGCTCATCACCCTGGCGGCCCGGCTGCTGGAAACCGGAATCATCGATTCCCGGGGCAAGTTCAACCAGGAACTGGATACCCTCCGGATCCGGCAGACCGATGAGATCTGGGAGTATGTGCTGGTATATGAAAAAGACACCCAGATCGAGCGGGATATCACCATTACCGAACCGGACCTGGACAACCTGATCCGGGCCAAGGGCGCCATGTATTCCGCAGCCCTGACCCTGCTGGACGAGATCGGTCTCAAGGTGAACGACATCGAGCGGATCATTCTGGCCGGCGGGTTCGGATCGTATGTGGATCTGGCGTCCGCCATCACCATCGGGCTTCTGCCGGAGATCGAGCCGGATAAGGTTACCTACCTGGGTAACGGGTCCCTGCTGGGATGCCGCATCAACTGCCTGACCAATTCCCTGCGCCAGCAGGTGACCCAGGTGGTGAACATGATGACCAATTTTGAGCTGGCCTCCACCCCGTCTTATATGGACCATTACATGGGGGCATTGTTTCTGCCCCACACGGAACTCAACTATTTCCCCAAGATCAAGGCAAAGCTGGAAGCGTTGCGCAAATGA
- a CDS encoding FAD-binding oxidoreductase: MKTMDESKLREIFGEENIKTDPSDLYAFGSDASVHHAMPWAVVRPDNTRQVQQLMAYANEALIPVIPRGGGSGMCGQTVPIRGGIVLDMKHMNRILEINLPDVYCRVEPGVVDDDLNLALKPHGMFYPPTPASSRIATIGGEIANNASGVRSVKYGATRDAVLGMKVVLPNGDLVTLGAHTRVEASGYQLHKLMVGSEGTLGIVVEATLNFVPIPEYRCMGIANFDHLAHAGAAVGSIMASGAIPSMLELVDSVAIKAVNKTMNLGLKEVAASLIFEADGMVREAVDYEINKMKEICKKHQGSDITTSYDPKERARIFMGRKKLFPALSKYDDSLSSTSLADDMAVPYSRMADMAGKIHEVAKKNNIIMTAYGHCGSGCMHTKILMDTKQPEQWASARKAITEIYEFVRSVNGTTSAEHGIGLSKAASFKVEKADSLRLLQTIKQALDPNNILNPGKLMQAPDDWVTATGLRYAVNN, translated from the coding sequence ATGAAGACAATGGATGAATCAAAATTAAGGGAAATTTTTGGTGAAGAAAACATCAAGACAGACCCATCCGATCTTTACGCATTCGGATCGGATGCCTCGGTTCACCATGCCATGCCCTGGGCCGTGGTCCGGCCGGACAACACAAGGCAGGTCCAGCAATTGATGGCCTATGCCAACGAAGCCCTGATTCCCGTCATTCCCCGGGGCGGCGGGTCCGGCATGTGCGGTCAGACCGTGCCCATCCGGGGCGGAATTGTCCTGGACATGAAACACATGAACCGGATTCTGGAGATCAATCTGCCGGATGTGTACTGCCGGGTGGAGCCCGGCGTGGTGGATGATGACCTGAACCTGGCTTTGAAACCCCACGGCATGTTTTATCCCCCCACCCCGGCATCTTCCCGCATTGCCACCATCGGCGGGGAGATTGCCAACAATGCCTCAGGCGTTAGGTCCGTGAAATACGGGGCCACCCGTGACGCGGTCTTAGGCATGAAAGTGGTGCTGCCCAACGGAGACCTGGTGACCTTAGGCGCCCACACACGTGTGGAAGCCTCCGGGTACCAGCTGCACAAACTCATGGTGGGATCTGAAGGCACCTTAGGGATCGTGGTGGAAGCCACACTCAATTTTGTGCCCATTCCCGAATACCGGTGCATGGGCATTGCCAATTTTGATCACCTGGCCCATGCCGGGGCTGCGGTGGGGTCCATCATGGCGTCCGGCGCGATTCCCTCCATGCTGGAACTGGTGGATTCCGTGGCCATTAAGGCCGTGAACAAGACCATGAATTTAGGACTCAAGGAAGTGGCCGCCTCCCTGATCTTTGAAGCGGACGGCATGGTCAGGGAAGCCGTGGATTATGAGATCAACAAGATGAAAGAGATCTGTAAAAAACATCAAGGCAGTGATATCACCACCAGCTACGATCCCAAGGAACGGGCCAGAATCTTTATGGGCCGCAAAAAACTGTTCCCGGCCCTGTCCAAGTATGATGACAGCCTGTCCTCCACATCCCTGGCCGATGACATGGCTGTGCCCTATTCCAGGATGGCGGACATGGCCGGCAAGATCCACGAGGTGGCCAAGAAAAACAATATTATCATGACGGCCTACGGCCACTGCGGGTCCGGATGCATGCACACCAAGATCCTCATGGACACCAAACAGCCGGAACAATGGGCATCGGCCCGGAAAGCCATCACGGAAATCTATGAATTCGTGCGGTCCGTCAACGGCACCACGTCGGCGGAACACGGCATCGGCCTGTCCAAAGCCGCGTCATTTAAAGTGGAAAAAGCGGATTCCCTGCGCCTGCTTCAAACCATTAAGCAGGCACTGGATCCCAACAACATCCTGAACCCGGGCAAACTGATGCAGGCCCCTGACGACTGGGTCACGGCCACCGGATTAAGATATGCTGTGAACAACTGA
- a CDS encoding hydrogenase iron-sulfur subunit: METKHPTRFNHLKKWESTLAACIRCGYCYEHCPLFKYTGWESDAPRAKIITAFGLLTGELGPSETAANKLFNCFYCKRCEAACSSGVSLTDIFTDARKDLVEMGYAGPGTTAVTDLTCAQCLLCVAACPHEARFHGENGIETDLVKCQSCGTCVSVCPANAVNILHTFGTGKEDLTQASARFLDTHASAKAIVFACNWSYYPDLQASRLPESETHDKEYDIYVNMCAGRLEPETLMAPFLNHAWGVLVACCPEDDCQHKNGGKRSKQQVKRIQSILENLDIDPERVQVVEIPDGDKTLFQAEIDTFIDHLNTLGPVT; this comes from the coding sequence ATGGAAACAAAACACCCCACCCGGTTCAATCATCTGAAAAAATGGGAATCCACCCTGGCAGCCTGCATCCGATGCGGCTATTGTTATGAACATTGTCCGTTGTTTAAATACACGGGATGGGAGTCGGATGCCCCCCGGGCCAAAATCATCACGGCCTTCGGGCTTTTGACGGGTGAGCTTGGGCCCTCGGAAACCGCGGCAAACAAACTGTTCAACTGTTTTTACTGCAAACGGTGCGAGGCAGCCTGTTCATCCGGTGTGAGCCTCACCGATATCTTTACGGATGCCAGAAAAGATCTGGTGGAAATGGGATATGCCGGACCCGGCACCACGGCTGTCACCGACCTGACCTGTGCCCAGTGCCTGCTGTGTGTGGCGGCCTGCCCCCATGAAGCCCGGTTTCACGGGGAAAACGGCATTGAGACCGACCTGGTGAAATGCCAGAGTTGCGGCACATGTGTGTCCGTCTGCCCGGCCAACGCAGTCAATATCTTACACACCTTCGGCACGGGAAAAGAGGATCTCACCCAGGCATCGGCCCGGTTCCTGGATACCCACGCGTCAGCCAAGGCCATCGTGTTTGCCTGCAACTGGTCTTACTACCCGGATCTCCAGGCCTCCCGGCTGCCGGAATCGGAAACTCATGACAAAGAGTATGACATCTATGTCAACATGTGTGCCGGCCGGCTGGAACCCGAAACGCTGATGGCCCCGTTTCTCAACCATGCCTGGGGCGTGCTGGTGGCCTGCTGCCCGGAAGATGACTGCCAGCACAAAAACGGCGGCAAACGGTCAAAGCAGCAGGTGAAACGGATTCAATCCATCCTGGAGAACCTGGACATCGACCCGGAACGGGTTCAGGTGGTGGAAATTCCCGACGGGGACAAAACCCTGTTCCAGGCGGAAATCGATACGTTCATCGACCATCTCAACACCCTGGGTCCCGTAACATAA